Proteins encoded by one window of Cylindrospermum stagnale PCC 7417:
- a CDS encoding 2-phosphosulfolactate phosphatase translates to MIYDQSEFDLRCEWGAQGIAQLAPISDVVVIVDVLSFSTSVEIATNNGAIIFPYGMRDETVVDYAQSVQAELASHRLSTSRYTLSPTSLMQVPAGTRLVLPSLNGSTLTLLTGNTPTLAGCLRNCEAVAQFAQRYGSKIAVIPAGERWKEDGSLRPAFEDLIGAGAILSYLHGSLSPEAAMAVATFQTFQHDLLGYLKKSSSGKELIAKGFESDVELAAACNVSNCVPLFVNKAYVQRSH, encoded by the coding sequence ATGATTTACGACCAATCAGAGTTTGATTTGCGCTGCGAGTGGGGTGCACAAGGAATTGCTCAACTTGCTCCCATCAGTGATGTGGTTGTGATAGTTGATGTGCTTTCTTTTTCCACCAGTGTGGAAATTGCCACCAACAATGGGGCGATAATTTTTCCCTATGGCATGAGAGATGAAACAGTCGTAGATTATGCCCAGTCAGTGCAGGCAGAGTTGGCAAGTCATCGGTTGTCTACAAGTAGATATACTCTCTCACCCACATCGCTGATGCAGGTTCCTGCGGGAACTCGACTGGTTTTGCCCTCACTCAATGGTTCTACCCTCACCTTGCTGACTGGGAATACACCAACCTTGGCTGGATGCTTGCGAAATTGTGAAGCTGTGGCACAGTTTGCCCAAAGGTATGGTAGTAAAATTGCCGTGATTCCTGCTGGTGAGAGATGGAAAGAAGATGGTAGCCTACGACCTGCATTTGAAGACTTAATTGGTGCTGGGGCAATTCTCAGTTACTTGCATGGCAGTTTATCGCCAGAAGCAGCAATGGCTGTGGCAACATTTCAGACTTTCCAGCATGATTTGCTGGGGTACTTGAAAAAATCTAGTTCTGGTAAAGAGTTGATTGCAAAGGGGTTTGAGTCAGACGTTGAACTGGCAGCCGCTTGCAATGTTAGTAACTGCGTGCCTTTATTTGTTAATAAAGCCTATGTTCAAAGGTCACATTGA
- the apcB gene encoding allophycocyanin subunit beta codes for MAQDAITSVINSADVQGKYLDTAALEKLKGYFSTGELRVRAAGTISANAAAIVKEAVAKSLLYSDITRPGGNMYTTRRYAACIRDLDYYLRYATYAMLAGDTSILEERVLNGLKETYNSLGVPIGATVQAIQAIKEVTASLVGSDAGKEMGVYLDYISSGLS; via the coding sequence ATGGCTCAAGATGCAATTACCTCTGTAATTAACTCCGCAGACGTTCAAGGTAAATACCTTGACACCGCTGCTCTGGAGAAGCTAAAAGGCTACTTTTCAACTGGCGAACTGCGCGTCCGTGCTGCTGGCACCATCAGCGCTAACGCAGCTGCGATCGTTAAAGAAGCTGTAGCAAAATCTTTGCTGTACTCTGACATCACCCGTCCCGGTGGTAACATGTACACCACCCGTCGCTATGCTGCTTGCATCCGCGACTTGGATTACTACCTCCGCTACGCTACCTACGCTATGTTAGCTGGCGACACTTCCATTTTGGAAGAGCGTGTATTGAATGGCTTGAAGGAAACCTACAACTCCTTGGGTGTACCCATCGGTGCTACCGTGCAAGCTATCCAAGCAATCAAAGAAGTAACCGCTAGCTTAGTCGGTTCTGACGCTGGTAAAGAAATGGGCGTTTACTTAGACTATATCTCCTCTGGCTTGAGCTAA
- a CDS encoding class I SAM-dependent methyltransferase has translation MSDSQTVSAAVAKLYDTYPFPPEPLLDEPPPGYNWRWNWLAAYSFCTGQKPQKQDIRILDAGCGSGVSTEYLVHLNPQAQVVGIDLSAGTLEVAKERCKRSGADRVEFHHLSLYDVEQLPGEFDLINCVGVLHHLPDPIRGIQALAKKLAPGGLMHIFVYGELGRWEIQLMQKAIALLQGNKQGDYRDGVQVGRQIFASLPEKNRIVKREKERWSMENQRDECFADMYVHPQEIDYNIETLFELIDASGLEFVGFSNPGFWQLERLLSKAPELIERATELSDRQRYRLIELLDPEVSHYEFFLSRPPLSKADWSEDHALLTAIPELNPCIDGFPSRCLFNSDYQIVNLSEAEFEFLQGCNASLTVAEILARVQLGLDGVRTLLNQQLILLTPI, from the coding sequence ATGTCAGATTCCCAAACCGTTAGTGCTGCTGTTGCCAAACTCTACGATACCTATCCGTTTCCACCAGAACCGCTACTAGATGAACCACCACCTGGTTATAACTGGCGTTGGAATTGGTTAGCTGCTTACAGCTTTTGCACTGGACAGAAGCCGCAAAAACAAGATATTCGGATTTTAGATGCTGGATGTGGTTCTGGGGTAAGTACTGAATACTTAGTGCATCTCAACCCCCAAGCCCAGGTAGTCGGCATTGACTTAAGTGCAGGTACGTTAGAAGTGGCAAAGGAACGCTGTAAACGTTCTGGTGCTGACCGTGTGGAGTTTCATCACCTCAGCTTGTACGATGTGGAACAGTTACCGGGTGAGTTTGATTTAATTAACTGCGTTGGCGTTTTGCACCACTTACCTGACCCGATTCGCGGTATTCAAGCTTTGGCGAAGAAGTTAGCCCCTGGCGGTTTGATGCATATTTTTGTTTATGGGGAGTTGGGACGCTGGGAAATCCAACTGATGCAAAAAGCGATCGCACTTCTCCAAGGTAACAAACAGGGCGACTACCGCGATGGTGTCCAAGTCGGGCGACAAATATTTGCTTCATTACCAGAAAAAAACCGAATCGTCAAGCGAGAAAAAGAACGCTGGTCAATGGAAAACCAAAGGGATGAATGCTTCGCCGACATGTATGTTCATCCTCAAGAGATCGACTACAACATTGAAACCCTGTTTGAATTAATAGATGCTTCCGGACTGGAGTTTGTTGGCTTCTCAAATCCTGGTTTCTGGCAGTTGGAGAGGCTGTTGAGTAAAGCACCAGAGTTGATTGAACGGGCTACAGAATTAAGCGATCGCCAGCGTTACCGCCTGATAGAATTACTAGATCCAGAAGTCAGCCATTACGAGTTTTTCCTCTCTCGTCCTCCTCTGAGCAAAGCTGACTGGTCAGAGGATCATGCCCTATTGACGGCAATTCCCGAACTGAATCCTTGTATTGATGGCTTTCCTAGTCGATGTCTATTTAATTCCGATTACCAGATTGTTAACTTGTCAGAAGCAGAATTTGAATTTCTGCAAGGGTGTAATGCTTCCTTAACAGTGGCAGAGATTTTGGCAAGGGTGCAACTTGGTTTAGATGGGGTAAGAACACTGCTTAATCAACAGTTGATTTTATTGACGCCGATCTAA
- a CDS encoding phycobilisome rod-core linker polypeptide: MSVKASGGSSVARPQLYQTLAVATISQAEQQDRFLGNGELNELASYFASGAKRLDIAQTLTENSEIIVSRAANRIFVGGSPMAFLEKPRERELAMATAGGGDVQEGMKLGTVTYVESRGGFLENLRSIFNTSSGGPTPPGFRPINIARYGPSNMAKSLRDLSWFLRYATYAIVAGDPNIIVVNTRGLREIIENACSGEATLVALQEIKAAALSFFRKDAEATEIVSQYMDVLLTEFKAPTPSTKLRQRPSGDQQGLQLPQIYFSAAERRPKYVMKPGLSSSEKNEVVKAAYRQIFERDITRAYSLSVSDLESKVKNGDISLKEFVRRLAKSPLYQKQFYQPFINSRVIELAFRHILGRGPSSREEVQKYFAIISQGGLAALVDALVDSEEYSDYFGEETVPYIRGLGQEAQECRNWGQQQDLFNYSAPFRKVPQFITTFAAYDRPLPDQHPYGSGNDPLEIQFGAIFPKETRNPSTSPAPFGKDTKRILIHQGPGINNQNSNPQARGVAPGSFGPKVFKLDQLPGTIGKKAAKGASVKFSESSTQAIIKATYLQVFGRDVYEGQRLKVQEIKLENGEISLREFVRALAKSDLFRSLYWTPLYVCKAIEYIHRRLLGRPTYGRQENNKYFDIASKKGFYAVVDAILDTPEYSEAFGEDTVPFERYLTPSGEALRRLRVGSIREDVGGKLEKQETPRFVELGTVTEARTEPDIEFRINQGVTKVREQTKVFKLVAATGDKVAVQTLISAAYRQIFERDVAPYIAQNEFTALVSKLGNGEISVKEFIEGLGYSNLYLKEFYTPYPNTKVIELGTKHFLGRAPIDQAEIRKYNQILATQGIRAFIGALVNSAEYREVFGEDTVPYRRFPTLPAANFPNTEKLYNQLTKQNDDVVVPSFKTVKSRIKSENTPILAQAIADLAASAKQVDKTKPLFIELGRSYNDGRGQSVEVGVGTSRRKPVRIYRLTDGTNQPERQQVINAIYVQVLDVFSGQIPDYYRRTELDSKLRNGEITVREFVRELASSEIYRKRFYTPYPNTKVIEFLFRHLLGRAPATQGEIRQYNKLLADSGLRAAVEAIIDSPEYARYFGEDVVPYPRFPSLPAGNYLGSVQAAADLVKQSWSSLSPAVLTGRAGDR, from the coding sequence ATGAGTGTTAAGGCAAGTGGTGGAAGCTCAGTTGCGCGTCCGCAACTATATCAAACCCTAGCTGTGGCGACAATTTCCCAAGCGGAACAACAAGACCGCTTTTTGGGAAATGGCGAACTGAATGAATTAGCAAGTTATTTTGCATCAGGTGCAAAGCGTCTAGATATTGCCCAGACGCTAACGGAAAATTCGGAGATTATTGTATCTCGGGCTGCCAACCGGATTTTTGTCGGTGGTTCGCCAATGGCTTTTTTAGAAAAGCCCAGAGAACGAGAGTTAGCAATGGCTACTGCTGGCGGTGGTGATGTTCAAGAGGGCATGAAGCTGGGAACTGTAACCTACGTTGAAAGTCGTGGTGGGTTCCTGGAAAATTTGCGCTCCATCTTTAACACCTCATCTGGCGGACCGACACCTCCAGGCTTTAGACCAATTAACATTGCCCGTTATGGTCCAAGCAATATGGCGAAGAGCTTACGGGACTTGTCGTGGTTCTTGCGCTATGCTACTTATGCGATCGTTGCTGGCGACCCCAATATCATCGTGGTGAATACACGAGGTTTGCGGGAAATTATTGAAAATGCCTGCTCTGGTGAAGCAACCCTGGTGGCTTTGCAGGAAATTAAAGCAGCGGCGCTTTCCTTTTTCCGTAAAGATGCTGAGGCAACAGAGATTGTGTCTCAGTACATGGATGTTTTGCTGACAGAATTCAAAGCACCCACACCTTCAACCAAACTACGCCAACGTCCCTCCGGTGACCAACAAGGGTTGCAACTGCCGCAGATTTATTTTAGTGCGGCAGAACGGCGTCCCAAGTATGTGATGAAGCCTGGGTTGTCATCTAGCGAAAAAAATGAGGTGGTCAAAGCAGCCTATCGGCAAATCTTTGAGCGCGACATTACCCGTGCTTACAGCTTGTCGGTATCCGACCTCGAATCTAAGGTGAAAAATGGCGACATCTCGCTCAAAGAGTTTGTCCGTCGTCTCGCAAAATCTCCCCTTTACCAAAAACAGTTTTACCAGCCTTTTATTAACAGCCGAGTTATCGAATTGGCTTTCCGTCATATTCTGGGACGGGGGCCAAGTAGCCGCGAAGAAGTACAAAAGTATTTCGCGATTATTTCCCAAGGTGGTCTAGCAGCCTTAGTAGATGCTTTGGTGGATTCTGAAGAATACTCAGACTACTTTGGCGAAGAGACAGTACCCTACATCCGGGGTTTGGGACAAGAAGCACAAGAATGCCGCAACTGGGGACAACAGCAAGACCTGTTTAACTACAGTGCGCCTTTCCGCAAGGTACCTCAGTTTATTACCACATTCGCTGCTTACGATCGCCCATTACCAGATCAACATCCCTACGGTTCTGGTAATGACCCCTTGGAAATTCAATTTGGGGCGATTTTCCCGAAAGAAACTCGTAACCCCAGCACCAGCCCGGCTCCTTTTGGTAAGGATACCAAACGCATCCTGATTCACCAAGGGCCTGGTATTAATAACCAAAATAGCAATCCCCAAGCGCGGGGTGTGGCTCCTGGTTCTTTTGGTCCCAAGGTGTTCAAGTTAGATCAACTTCCTGGCACTATTGGCAAAAAGGCTGCTAAGGGCGCGAGTGTCAAATTCTCTGAAAGCTCCACGCAGGCGATAATTAAAGCTACTTACCTGCAAGTTTTCGGTCGCGATGTCTATGAAGGTCAGCGCCTGAAAGTGCAAGAAATTAAGCTGGAAAACGGCGAAATTTCGCTGCGGGAGTTTGTGCGTGCTCTGGCTAAGTCGGATTTATTCCGCAGCTTGTACTGGACACCGCTGTATGTTTGTAAGGCAATCGAGTACATCCACCGCCGCTTGTTGGGTCGTCCGACTTACGGCCGTCAAGAAAACAATAAGTACTTTGACATTGCCTCTAAGAAGGGCTTTTACGCCGTAGTAGACGCCATCCTAGATACCCCAGAGTACAGTGAGGCATTTGGTGAAGATACGGTTCCTTTTGAACGGTATCTGACTCCTAGTGGTGAGGCTCTACGACGCTTACGGGTTGGCAGTATTCGCGAAGATGTCGGCGGCAAACTTGAGAAACAAGAAACGCCACGCTTTGTGGAACTGGGTACAGTCACAGAAGCGCGGACAGAACCGGATATTGAGTTCCGCATCAATCAAGGTGTGACAAAGGTGCGCGAACAGACGAAAGTCTTTAAGTTGGTGGCGGCTACTGGCGACAAAGTTGCCGTACAAACTTTGATCAGTGCTGCTTATCGCCAGATTTTTGAACGTGATGTGGCACCTTACATTGCTCAGAACGAATTCACTGCCTTAGTTAGCAAGCTGGGGAACGGTGAAATTTCCGTTAAGGAATTTATCGAAGGTTTGGGTTACTCGAACCTCTACCTGAAAGAATTCTACACACCTTACCCCAACACCAAGGTAATTGAGTTGGGAACTAAGCACTTCTTGGGACGAGCACCCATCGACCAGGCGGAAATCCGTAAATACAACCAGATTTTGGCTACTCAAGGTATTCGTGCCTTTATTGGTGCTCTGGTGAACAGTGCGGAGTATCGCGAGGTGTTTGGTGAAGATACAGTGCCTTACCGTCGCTTCCCAACCCTACCTGCGGCTAACTTCCCGAATACTGAAAAGCTTTACAACCAGCTAACTAAGCAGAATGATGATGTGGTTGTACCTAGCTTTAAGACAGTGAAGTCTCGTATCAAATCTGAAAATACGCCGATTTTGGCGCAGGCGATCGCAGACTTGGCAGCATCCGCGAAGCAAGTGGACAAGACTAAGCCCTTGTTCATTGAATTGGGTCGTTCTTACAACGATGGTCGTGGACAGTCGGTAGAAGTGGGTGTAGGTACGAGCCGCCGCAAACCAGTAAGGATTTACCGCCTCACCGATGGCACAAATCAACCAGAAAGGCAACAGGTAATCAACGCCATTTACGTTCAAGTGTTGGATGTATTTAGCGGTCAGATTCCCGATTATTACCGCCGGACTGAACTAGACAGCAAACTGCGTAACGGGGAAATTACCGTCCGTGAGTTTGTCCGTGAACTAGCTAGTTCAGAAATCTATCGCAAACGTTTCTATACGCCTTATCCCAACACCAAAGTGATTGAGTTCCTATTCCGTCACCTATTGGGACGCGCACCCGCCACTCAGGGCGAAATTCGCCAGTATAACAAGTTGCTGGCTGATAGCGGTTTGAGAGCGGCTGTAGAGGCGATCATCGATAGCCCAGAGTACGCCCGTTACTTTGGTGAAGATGTGGTGCCTTACCCACGCTTCCCATCGCTGCCAGCAGGTAACTACCTCGGCAGTGTACAGGCGGCAGCTGACTTGGTGAAACAATCCTGGTCTAGTTTGTCTCCCGCTGTCTTAACGGGACGAGCAGGCGATCGCTAA
- a CDS encoding phycobilisome linker polypeptide, which produces MSRLFKITACIPSQTRIRTQRELQNTYFTKLVPYENWFREQQRIQKAGGKIVKVELAIGKQGTNAGL; this is translated from the coding sequence ATGTCCCGTTTATTTAAAATCACTGCTTGCATTCCTAGCCAAACCAGAATTCGCACCCAACGGGAACTGCAAAATACCTACTTCACCAAGCTAGTTCCCTATGAGAACTGGTTCCGCGAACAACAACGCATTCAAAAAGCAGGTGGCAAAATCGTTAAGGTAGAATTAGCAATCGGTAAGCAAGGTACTAATGCTGGGCTGTAG
- a CDS encoding DUF423 domain-containing protein, producing the protein MTQIFVTIAAIFGGLSVAGGAFASHALREKLTERSLEIFEVGARYQMYHALALLLVALLISRTPAPPTALIASGWLFIIGVTIFSGSLYALSLSGVKSLGAIAPLGGVALMSGWGALALAAGSLKF; encoded by the coding sequence ATGACGCAGATTTTTGTCACCATAGCTGCCATTTTCGGCGGTTTGTCTGTTGCCGGTGGTGCTTTTGCTTCCCATGCCTTGCGGGAAAAACTCACTGAGCGATCGCTAGAAATTTTTGAAGTTGGCGCTCGCTACCAAATGTACCACGCTTTAGCACTGTTGTTAGTCGCCCTACTCATTAGCCGCACCCCAGCGCCACCAACTGCTTTAATAGCTAGTGGGTGGCTATTTATTATTGGTGTGACGATTTTCTCAGGTAGCTTGTACGCCTTGAGTTTAAGTGGTGTAAAATCCTTGGGAGCGATCGCACCACTGGGGGGAGTAGCATTGATGTCTGGGTGGGGTGCTTTAGCTTTGGCCGCTGGGAGTCTGAAGTTTTAA
- the bchM gene encoding magnesium protoporphyrin IX methyltransferase, protein MNAADDKTIVREYFNSTGFDRWKRIYGDGEVNKVQLDIRTGHQQTVDTVIGWLKADNNLAALSICDAGCGVGSLSIPLATDGAKIYASDISEKMVTEAKERGLATLGTAENPTFAVQDLESLSGSYHTVICLDVLIHYPQEKADEMISHLCSLAQSRIILSFAPKTCALTILKKIGSFFPGPSKATRAYLHREADVVKILESNGFSIQRQSMTKTRFYFSRLLEATRK, encoded by the coding sequence ATGAACGCAGCCGACGATAAAACGATAGTTCGCGAGTATTTCAATTCCACAGGGTTTGACCGCTGGAAACGCATCTACGGTGATGGCGAAGTTAACAAAGTCCAGCTAGATATCCGCACTGGACACCAGCAAACTGTGGATACAGTCATCGGCTGGCTGAAAGCTGATAACAATTTAGCAGCGTTATCAATCTGTGATGCTGGCTGTGGTGTGGGTAGTCTCAGTATTCCCTTAGCAACAGATGGCGCCAAGATATATGCCAGTGATATATCCGAAAAAATGGTGACAGAAGCCAAAGAAAGAGGTTTAGCCACTTTGGGAACCGCCGAAAATCCCACTTTTGCTGTGCAGGATTTGGAATCTTTGAGTGGTAGTTATCACACCGTGATTTGTCTCGATGTTCTCATCCACTACCCCCAAGAAAAAGCAGATGAGATGATTTCTCACCTTTGTTCTTTGGCGCAATCGCGGATTATTCTCAGTTTTGCACCAAAAACCTGTGCCCTGACTATACTCAAGAAAATTGGCAGTTTCTTTCCAGGGCCGAGTAAAGCAACTCGTGCCTATTTGCACCGGGAGGCTGACGTTGTGAAAATACTGGAAAGTAACGGTTTTTCCATCCAACGACAGTCGATGACTAAAACTCGCTTCTACTTTTCTCGCTTGCTGGAAGCAACACGTAAGTAA
- a CDS encoding RNA-guided endonuclease InsQ/TnpB family protein, which translates to MRHKAVLVRLYPTTEQVQQLAQAFGCARWWWNYALNKSIETYKETGKGLSRVALNALLPSLKKAEDTVWLADCYSQVLQATTLNLTTAYKNFFEKRAGFPLFKSKHRKQSIQYPQYVKIVDGNVKLPGNVGIVKAKIHRPIEGKIKTVTVSKTPSGKYFASILTEIEGDFPTTSEAATARLGVPGIKQVACKIYGIDLGLKHFAVVTDGEKVSKYDNPKHLAKHEKNLKRKQQKLARKLQGSNSRSKYRKVVAKVYERVSNSRQDFLHKLSYKLVSDSQAVIVENLHVKGMVRNHNLAKSISDAGWATFTNFLAYKLERNGGKLVEIDRWFPSSRLCSHCFTSVGEMPLAVREWTCPHCGTHHDRDGNAAINIRAEGIRMLKAEGSAVSAVGGQISPKLGRKSKLRHSPVITEAQTSALGKSE; encoded by the coding sequence GTGCGACACAAGGCTGTTTTAGTCCGTTTATACCCAACAACAGAACAAGTACAACAATTAGCACAGGCTTTTGGTTGTGCGCGTTGGTGGTGGAATTATGCACTAAATAAATCTATCGAGACTTATAAAGAAACGGGCAAAGGACTTAGCCGCGTGGCACTCAACGCACTTCTTCCTTCACTCAAGAAAGCTGAAGATACAGTATGGTTAGCCGATTGTTATAGCCAGGTTTTGCAGGCTACAACACTGAATCTGACCACTGCGTACAAAAACTTTTTTGAGAAACGTGCAGGTTTCCCTCTTTTCAAATCTAAACATCGTAAACAGTCAATTCAGTACCCTCAATACGTCAAAATTGTAGATGGCAATGTCAAACTCCCCGGCAACGTTGGGATAGTCAAAGCCAAAATACATAGACCGATTGAGGGAAAAATCAAGACTGTTACCGTAAGCAAAACACCATCAGGTAAATATTTTGCATCTATCCTGACGGAGATAGAGGGCGATTTCCCCACAACATCTGAAGCAGCCACTGCTCGACTAGGGGTTCCCGGCATAAAGCAAGTGGCGTGTAAAATCTATGGCATTGACTTAGGGTTGAAACACTTTGCAGTTGTCACTGATGGCGAAAAAGTGTCTAAATACGATAACCCTAAACACCTTGCCAAGCATGAGAAAAACCTTAAACGCAAGCAACAAAAGTTAGCACGTAAGCTCCAAGGGAGTAATTCAAGATCCAAATATAGAAAAGTTGTTGCCAAAGTGTACGAGCGAGTTAGTAACTCACGACAAGATTTTCTACATAAACTTAGTTATAAGTTGGTCAGCGATAGCCAAGCTGTCATAGTAGAGAACCTTCATGTCAAAGGCATGGTACGCAATCATAATTTGGCCAAGTCAATATCTGATGCAGGCTGGGCAACATTCACCAATTTTTTAGCTTACAAACTGGAACGTAACGGCGGAAAGTTGGTTGAGATCGATAGATGGTTTCCCAGTTCTAGACTCTGTTCTCATTGTTTCACTTCAGTTGGCGAGATGCCATTGGCTGTCCGTGAATGGACTTGTCCTCATTGTGGTACTCATCACGACCGAGACGGGAACGCAGCGATAAATATTAGAGCAGAAGGCATCAGAATGCTCAAGGCGGAAGGTTCAGCCGTCTCTGCTGTAGGAGGGCAGATAAGTCCTAAGCTTGGGCGGAAGTCTAAGCTTAGGCACTCCCCTGTGATCACAGAAGCTCAGACTTCAGCCCTAGGCAAGTCTGAGTAG
- a CDS encoding FtsW/RodA/SpoVE family cell cycle protein yields the protein MKLRRLIPFFDDSVASWALEARLLRWLTLIWLFAGLIVLFSASYAIADARHHDGLYYFKRQILWVLASFILFNIIVNLPLRKILGISHWFLMVFLILIFVTLIPGLGKKAFDAARWIAIGPIPIQPSELIKPFLVLQSARLFGQWERLSWGVRLAWLGVFGLVLLGILAQPNLSTTALCGMTIWLIALAAGLPYKYLGGTAVGGVLLALLSISIKEYQRKRVMSFLNPWADATGDGYQLVQSLLAVGSGRTWGAGFGLSQQKLFYLPIQDTDFIFAVFAEEFGFVGSTLLLILLGLFATLGLIVALKAKNPVHRLVAIGVTTVMVGQSLLHIGVATGSLPTTGLPLPMFSYGGNSMIASLVAAGLLIRVARESSEAEVVPLRSNESENGRRRRMFPKNKV from the coding sequence GTGAAACTACGCCGCCTAATACCATTTTTTGATGATTCCGTAGCCAGCTGGGCTTTAGAGGCGCGGTTATTGCGTTGGTTAACATTGATTTGGCTGTTTGCCGGCTTAATCGTCCTATTTTCAGCATCCTATGCCATCGCTGATGCGCGTCATCATGATGGGTTGTACTACTTTAAACGTCAAATTCTTTGGGTCTTAGCTTCCTTCATCTTATTCAATATCATTGTTAATCTCCCCTTACGGAAAATTTTGGGGATATCTCATTGGTTTTTGATGGTATTTTTAATTTTAATTTTCGTCACCCTGATACCAGGATTAGGAAAAAAAGCTTTTGACGCAGCGCGGTGGATAGCCATCGGGCCAATACCCATTCAACCTTCAGAATTGATTAAACCCTTTTTAGTCCTGCAAAGTGCGCGGCTTTTTGGTCAGTGGGAACGACTGAGTTGGGGAGTTCGCTTGGCTTGGCTTGGTGTTTTCGGTCTTGTACTTTTAGGAATTCTCGCCCAGCCTAACCTGAGTACAACAGCACTCTGCGGTATGACAATTTGGCTCATTGCCCTAGCGGCTGGGTTGCCTTACAAGTACCTAGGCGGAACAGCCGTCGGTGGAGTCCTTTTAGCATTACTCAGTATTAGCATCAAAGAATATCAGCGGAAGCGGGTGATGTCCTTCCTCAATCCTTGGGCTGATGCTACAGGGGATGGTTACCAGTTGGTACAAAGTTTGCTAGCCGTAGGTTCTGGTAGAACTTGGGGTGCTGGATTTGGACTTTCCCAACAAAAGCTATTTTATTTACCAATTCAGGACACCGATTTTATTTTTGCAGTGTTCGCCGAGGAGTTTGGCTTTGTTGGTAGTACGCTGCTGTTGATCCTCTTAGGATTATTTGCCACTTTAGGATTAATTGTGGCACTGAAGGCAAAAAATCCAGTACATCGACTAGTGGCGATTGGTGTGACAACGGTCATGGTAGGACAATCATTGCTGCATATTGGCGTTGCTACAGGTTCCTTACCAACTACTGGCTTACCCTTGCCCATGTTTAGTTATGGTGGTAATTCCATGATTGCTAGTTTGGTAGCCGCTGGGTTGCTGATTAGAGTAGCACGCGAAAGTAGTGAAGCAGAAGTGGTACCTTTGCGGAGTAACGAGTCTGAAAATGGGCGTAGACGGCGGATGTTTCCTAAAAATAAAGTCTAA
- a CDS encoding ATP synthase subunit I, whose translation MSLSDESITPTPTTEQDAQPGFEGTEPVDSSMQEFYQLYQELLVTTLALTGIVFVSVWIFYSLNIALNYLLGACAGVLYLRMLAKDVEGLGREKQSLSKTRLALLVALLLLASRWNQLQILPIFLGFLTYKATLIIYVVRVAFDSDSSKLRQP comes from the coding sequence GTGAGCTTGTCAGACGAATCAATTACACCCACTCCGACAACAGAACAAGATGCTCAACCTGGTTTTGAGGGCACAGAACCAGTAGACTCTTCTATGCAGGAGTTCTATCAGCTCTATCAGGAGTTGTTAGTAACCACACTTGCCTTGACAGGGATTGTTTTTGTCTCTGTGTGGATTTTCTACTCCCTAAACATCGCCCTAAATTATCTCTTAGGGGCGTGTGCAGGTGTGCTTTACTTGAGGATGTTGGCAAAAGATGTTGAGGGTTTGGGCCGAGAGAAACAATCGCTGAGTAAAACTCGGTTAGCCTTATTAGTAGCTCTGCTTCTACTGGCATCGCGGTGGAACCAGCTGCAAATACTGCCCATATTCTTGGGATTTCTCACCTATAAAGCCACACTCATCATCTACGTAGTTAGGGTGGCGTTTGACTCTGACTCATCAAAGCTCCGGCAACCTTAA
- the apcA gene encoding allophycocyanin subunit alpha has product MSIVTKAIVNADAEARYLSPGELDRIKSFVGSGERRLRIAQVLTDNRERLVKQAGDQLFQKRPDVVSPGGNAYGQELTATCLRDLDYYLRLVTYGIVAGDVTPIEEIGIVGVREMYRSLGTPIEAVAEGVRAIKNVATGLLSVEDAAEAGSYFDYVVGALA; this is encoded by the coding sequence ATGAGTATCGTCACGAAAGCTATCGTGAATGCTGATGCAGAAGCCCGCTATCTCAGCCCTGGCGAGTTAGATCGGATTAAGAGCTTTGTTGGCAGTGGTGAACGCCGCCTCCGCATTGCTCAAGTTTTGACAGACAATCGCGAGCGTTTAGTTAAGCAAGCTGGCGACCAACTGTTCCAAAAGCGCCCTGATGTTGTATCTCCTGGTGGTAACGCTTACGGTCAAGAATTGACTGCTACCTGCCTGCGTGACTTGGACTACTACCTCCGCCTCGTTACCTACGGAATCGTTGCTGGTGATGTCACCCCCATCGAAGAAATTGGTATCGTTGGTGTTCGCGAAATGTACAGATCACTAGGCACTCCTATCGAAGCCGTTGCTGAAGGTGTTCGTGCAATTAAGAATGTAGCTACTGGTCTGCTGTCTGTTGAAGACGCTGCTGAAGCTGGTTCCTACTTTGACTACGTAGTTGGCGCCCTAGCGTAG